One region of Acropora muricata isolate sample 2 chromosome 13, ASM3666990v1, whole genome shotgun sequence genomic DNA includes:
- the LOC136895603 gene encoding uncharacterized protein, protein MDVSLEVVPIDAESSTSQSCLSPMEVTFSEVGPVEVENDQGPSLPEAAGYQEYDTTPSDDPDCASSELAVSSQTNPSVLPVTNNDPPMPVADVSEQVCQSCKLLREEIVTLKGRVTRLQKRISNNQEHWVKTFQEFQQQNLTVNAETQTPDEIPTAKVCLDMPADVFDEREELPEPLSDQKNEYDSLDDDPTWSPEELETAYKAMKDDDDDSPSTNENPRLNMQGKDVREEPKGIVFISKLLLLFRFCHLCFFPNPEVSMRQTGTMLTIEAKCCNCKEVFEWKSQPFILSKLPAGNLLMSLAVLCAGSSIKKILLVLKHMGVLAFHEPTFYYHQRHFLIPSVVSFWRKYQKKILESIKGKEVVLAGDGRHDSMGHSAKFGTYTIFCCTIGLIVHLVLVQANQAGSSTAMEFLAFQKAFTFMLGSGIIIKSFISDRHASIAKWMREECPNRCKDLGKPIIDHFFDLWHIAKKIQKVLTKLSKERGCEIIGRWQKACLKHFYWAVTSTQERLGEVKLAKFQAFLHHVINQHTDLPNRLFNACAHGDILTPRVWMYRASEAYEKLTCALNKTTLTNAIKKASAVEQTSCLEGYHSVVNQFAPKMLAYSYLGMLCRSILAALHFNYNVNRETKRDKDGQPLLHVSYTKFKDGEATVREARVSANYDYVDEIFKTLMTTSRDTLRLVADELKQDVPAPLHSMLEKESREDAVKKHQARKQKETVIVPPTCTEVELQEEINRTNRRPVTAECSANGRRIPHCRNCGKPMRGHQPCRNNEP, encoded by the exons G AATGACCAGGGGCCCTCTCTACCTGAGGCAGCAGGCTACCAAGAATATGATACTACCCCATCAGATGATCCAGACTGTGCTTCTAGTGAGCTG GCTGTCTCATCTCAAACAAACCCGTCAGTACTTCCTGTAACGAACAATGACCCTCCAATGCCTGTTGCTGATGTAAGTGAACAG GTTTGCCAATCTTGTAAGCTTCTTAGAGAAGAAATTGTCACATTAAAAGGAAGAGTAACCAGGTTACAAAAACGAATTTCCAACAACCAAGAACACTGGGTTAAGACATTCCAAGAATTTCAACAGCAAAACCTTACAGTCAATGCTG AAACACAGACACCAGATGAAATTCCCACAGCAAAAGTCTGTTTGGATATGCCTGCCGATGTGTTTGATGAGAGAGAAGAACTGCCTGAACCATTAAGTGATCAGAAAAATGAGTATGACTCTTTAGATGATGACCCAACATGGTCACCAGAAGAACTGGAGACCGCATACAAGGCCatgaaagatgatgatgatgacagtccAAGTACAAATGAAAATCCTCG GTTGAACATGCAAGGAAAAGATGTCAGAGAGGAACCCAAGggaattgttttcatttcaaaGTTGTTGCTCTTGTTTAGGTTCTGCCACTTGTGCTTCTTTCCAAATCCAGAAGTCTCTATGCGACAAACTGGTACAATGCTCACAATAGAAGCTAAATGCTGCAATTGTAAAGAGGTTTTTGAATGGAAAAGCCAACCATTTATCCTGAGCAAGCTACCCGCTGGCAACCTTTTAATGAGTTTAGCAGTGCTGTGTGCTGGAAGTTCCATCAAGAAAATTCTACTGGTCCTTAAACACATGGGGGTATTGGCCTTCCACGAACCTACCTTCTATTACCATCAGAGACATTTCCTCATACCTTCGGTTGTTTCATTTTGGCGCAAATATCAGAAGAAGATATTGGAGTCCATCAAGGGGAAGGAAGTCGTGCTCGCAGGGGATGGCCGCCACGATAGTATGGGACATTCTGCTAAATTTGGCACATATACTATTTTCTGCTGCACTATTGGATTGATCGTACATCTAGTTCTCGTGCAG GCTAATCAAGCTGGAAGTAGCACAGCAATGGAGTTCCTGGCATTCCAAAAGGCATTCACTTTTATGCTGGGGTCAGGAATAATTATCAAATCATTCATTTCTGACAGACATGCTTCTATTGCAAAATGGATGAGAGAGGAATGTCCAAACAGATGCAAAGACCTTGGCAAGCCTATTATTGATCACTTCTTTGATCTTTGGCACATTGCAAAAA AGATCCAAAAGGTACTGACCAAACTCAGTAAAGAAAGAGGATGTGAGATCATTGGTAGATGGCAGAAAGCATGTCTCAAACATTTTTACTGGGCAGTTACATCGACACAAGAAAGGCTGGGGGAAGTGAAACTGGCAAAGTTCCAGGCATTCCTTCACCATGTAATAAACCAACACACTGATCTTCCAAACAGATTATTCAATGCTTGTGCACATGGAGATATCTTAACTCCCCGGGTCTGGATGTACAGAG CTTCAGAAGCATACGAGAAACTAACCTGTGCCCTGAACAAGACAACCCTAACCAATGCAATCAAAAAGGCTTCTGCCGTGGAACAGACAAGCTGTCTGGAAGGGTATCATTCCGTGGTGAATCAGTTTGCTCCCAAGATGCTTGCATATTCCTATTTGGGGATGCTTTGCAG ATCAATTTTGGCTGCTCTTCATTTTAATTACAATGTAAATAGAGAGACAAAACGTGACAAGGATGGACAGCCACTTCTCCATGTATCCTATACTAAATTCAAAGATGGGGAAGCCACTGTCAGGGAGGCTAGAGTGTCAGCAAATTATG ATTACGTTGATGAAATATTCAAGACACTTATGACCACCTCACGAGACACACTGAGGTTGGTGGCAGATGAACTGAAGCAAGATGTCCCTGCTCCCTTGCACTCAATGCTTGAGAAAGAAAGTAGGGAGGATGCTGTAAAAAAACACCAGGCcagaaaacagaaagaaacagtAATCGTACCACCAACATGCACAG AGGTGGAACTACAAGAGGAAATAAACAGGACAAACAGAAGACCAGTAACTGCTGAATGTTCTGCCAATGGTAGAAGAATTCCACATTGCAGAAATTGTGGCAAACCAATGAGGGGCCATCAACCATGTAGAAATAATgaaccttaa
- the LOC136895605 gene encoding P2X purinoceptor 7-like has protein sequence MSYVEIHRVSMDSPCLSSENESEQSFNFDDVACIHDDDDKEPLATEEEAARYNADMEREAEIEEEYRRRYNGEVNNDTWCSCLCCSVLLITKAEECQCCHEIDRCGEIMAEIDQEGQCITLHPGFRDVCLNKYVLEVASLGLKTKSGQSYKTLLAQGKRSEAEFLRSVAYRQFTRLVWGYLGSSKRYPLPCCAYHVIRKEFPNEDGQYHGYEEES, from the exons ATGAGCTATGTAGAAATCCACAGAGTCAGTAtggattcaccttgtttatcgtcggagaacgagtccgaacaaagttttaatttcgACGATGTGGCATGTATtcatgacgatgatgataaagAGCCTCTGGCAACTGAAGAAGAGGCAGCAAGGTACAATGCCGACATGGAAAGAGAAGCGGAAATCGAAGAAGAGTATCGAAGAAGATATAATGGAGAAGTGAACAACGATACATG GTGCTCGTGTTTATGTTGTTCCGTCCTCCTGATAACGAAGGCAGAGGAGTGTCAGTGCTGTCACGAGATCGACAGATGTGGCGAAATAATGGCTGAAATTGACCAAGAGGGACAGTGTATAACACTCCACCCGGGATTTCGCGATGTTTGCTTAAACAAATACGTGCTTGAGGTTGCCTCTTTAGGTCTTAAGACTAAATCTGGCCAAAGTTACAAGACGTTGTTGGCACAAGGAAAGAGAAGTGAAGCCGA GTTCCTAAGGTCAGTTGCCTACAGGCAATTTACACGTCTGGTCTGGGGCTATCTTGGTAGCTCTAAACGGTATCCCTTGCCGTGTTGTGCTTACCATGTCATAAGAAAAGAATTTCCAAATGAAGATGGACAGTATCACGGATATGAAGAGGAAAGCTAA